A stretch of the Aspergillus puulaauensis MK2 DNA, chromosome 6, nearly complete sequence genome encodes the following:
- a CDS encoding alpha/beta fold hydrolase (COG:S;~EggNog:ENOG410PJGK;~InterPro:IPR000073,IPR029058,IPR000639;~PFAM:PF12146,PF00561,PF12697;~go_function: GO:0003824 - catalytic activity [Evidence IEA]), producing MPNTETIRVPHLGGIDVAYQMPRSYDSTKPTVVLVNSFTTCSELFRPQYNDKRLTDSMNLLSIEPLGHGQTRTSRESWTYWDSAEMNLQVLDALEIDKAFILGTSQGGWIAAMMALLRPDKILGIILLGTSLDSESDRSRQLGCWDGPGVLGPFLKQWESEQQTADFRLPDAFCDMLIKASFDNHMAAEHDFWSAVIKMNYQGNEGRRRIRMVTANLTQRDSLHSRLSDVRCPVLWLQGSADGIYTIANAAEEIALFTRSPDARLVAVDGGTHFLNSTHPRTVDNDLLDFVNKFK from the exons ATGCCTAACACTGAGACCATCCGCGTTCCTCACCTCGGAGGCATTGATGTTGCGTATCAGATGCCGCGGTCGTACGACAGTACTAAACCGACAGTAGTGCTTGTTAATTCATTCACCACCTGTTCCGAGCTGTTCCGGCCGCAGTATAATGACAAGAGGTTAACAGATAGCATGAACCTGTTGTCAATCGAGCCCCTTGGGCATGGCCAGACGCGGACATCACGCGAAAGCTGGACTTACTGGGACAGTGCTGAGATGAACCTCCAAGTCCTAGACGCGCTTGAGATTGATAAGGCATTTATACTAGGGACGAGTCAGGGCGGGTGGATTGCTGCGATGATGGCCCTGCTGCGGCCAGATAAG ATCCTGGGCATAATCCTGCTTGGAACCTCACTGGATTCCGAGTCTGATAGATCTCGCCAGCTAGGATGCTGGGATGGTCCGGGTGTCCTTGGCCCCTTTTTGAAGCAGTGGGAATCTGAGCAGCAAACTGCAGACTTCCGACTCCCCGATGCCTTCTGCGATATGCTTATCAAAGCCAGTTTCGATAACCACATGGCTGCAGAGCATGATTTCTGGAGTGCCGTGATTAAGATGAATTACCAGGGCAACGAGGGCCGTCGCCGGATTCGCATGGTTACAGCTAATCTAACACAACGGGACAGCCTGCATTCAAGACTATCAGATGTCCGGTGCCCAGTACTGTGGTTACAG GGAAGCGCAGACGGAATTTATACTATTGCGAATGCAGCCGAGGAGATTGCACTATTCACTCGGTCGCCAGATGCTCGCCTGGTGGCCGTGGACGGCGGTACTCACTTCCTCAACAGTACTCATCCTAGAACTGTAGACAACGATCTGTTGGACTTTGTAAATAAGTTTAAGTAA
- a CDS encoding uncharacterized protein (COG:G;~EggNog:ENOG410QDJD;~InterPro:IPR011701,IPR036259;~PFAM:PF07690;~TransMembrane:10 (i116-134o146-164i171-195o207-227i239-259o343-364i371-391o397-421i433-452o464-484i);~go_function: GO:0022857 - transmembrane transporter activity [Evidence IEA];~go_process: GO:0055085 - transmembrane transport [Evidence IEA]) — protein MSGNVKSGAEATTEPDGSDELNDGLKVPAQFADESFKLFSKIQVSDPTPEQATAIRNKCLWRIIPFLCVGYHLMYVDKQTVRSSRLGQRSDNNNKQLGSSAILGIMDDAHLNSNQYNWLSSIFYFGYLLAEWPQNWALQRFPVGKWLAGNLIIWGFIILLHAPCNSFASLFVVRFFLGLAEACIVPAFLLIMSMFFTYGEQSVIMPIMWSIGNASPITSGLLSYGVLWIDTGNFAPWKWFMVITSLLTVIFGVIVWIFFPDSPVNAKFLTHEERAQAILRIKENHSGIEQKTFKRYQFIEALQDPKTWLFFLHAWSQEMANGLTNQYSLIINSFGFTVLQTTLLGMVSGVVSFFSLGIAAIVLYRTKNCRAWISLVAYIPAILSSILLLALPWSNRWGLISATWIRSTAGIPYAVVMVWAANASAGHTKKTTVIALYHVGYGLGNIISPQLFRPEWKPRYKPTWIIILVIAAILPSIIIITLRIHLSRENKRRDALQAADQVVTNGLVETTDSDGTHVAQVVDNSQMDLTDKENLTFRYVL, from the exons ATGTCTGGGAATGTTAAATCCGGGGCTGAAGCGACCACAGAGCCCGATGGCAGCGATGAGCTCAACGACGGGCTTAAAGTCCCTGCACAGTTCGCAGATGAGAGTTTCAAGCTCTTTTCCAAAATCCAGGTCTCAGACCCAACGCCGGAACAGGCGACAGCGATACGGAACAAATGTCTGTGGCGGATTATCCCGTTTCTCTGCGTTGGATACCATCTGATGTATGTGGATAAGCAAACTGTACGTAGCTCTCGCCTTGGACAACGATCCGATAATAACAATAAGCAGCTAGGAAGCTCTGCAATTCTGGGGATTATGGACGATGCACATTTAAATTCGAATCAGTACAACTGgctgtcttccatcttctACTTTGGATATCTCCTGGCGGAATGGCCGCAGAACTGGGCGTTGCAGCGGTTCCCAGTTGGAAAATGGCTTGCTGGGAATTTAATCATATG GGGATTTATTATTCTCCTCCACGCGCCGTGCAACAGCTTTGCCTCCCTCTTCGTGGTCCGGTTCTTCCTAGGGCTGGCGGAGGCCTGCATCGTCCCTGCATTTCTCCTGATCATGTCCATGTTCTTCACATACGGCGAACAGTCAGTCATCATGCCGATTATGTGGTCGATTGGAAATGCAAGCCCGATCACCTCGGGACTGTTATCATACGGCGTCCTGTGGATCGATACAGGCAATTTCGCGCCGTGGAAGTGGTTTATGG TAATTACCAGTCTTCTTACGGTGATATTTGGCGTGATCGTCTGGATCTTTTTCCCAGATAGCCCCGTCAATGCCAAATTCCTAACCCACGAAGAGCGCGCCCAGGCGATTCTGCGGATCAAGGAGAACCATTCAGGTATCGAGCAGAAGACGTTCAAGAGATATCA GTTCATTGAAGCACTGCAAGACCCCAAAACATGGCTCTTTTTCCTGCACGCATGGTCCCAGGAAATGGCCAACGGGTTGACGAACCAGTACTCTCTCATCATTAACTCTTTCGGATTTACTGTGCTGCAGACGACGCTGCTAGGAATGGTCTCTGGAGTCGTTTCGTTCTTTTCGCTAGGAATTGCGGCTATCGTTCTATATCGTACCAAG AACTGCCGCGCGTGGATTTCGCTGGTTGCATACATTCCAGCTATACTCTCTAGTATTCTCCTACTAG CACTCCCCTGGTCCAACCGCTGGGGACTCATATCAGCGACATGGATCCGCTCAACAGCTGGTATTCCATACGCCGTGGTTATGGTCTGGGCTGCGAATGCATCGGCCGGACATACGAAAAAGACAACAGTGATTGCCTTATATCATGTCGGGTACGGCCTGGGAAATATCATCTCACCACAGCTGTTCAGGCCGGAATGGAAG CCCCGGTATAAACCAACATGGATCATAATCCTAGTG ATCGCCGCAATCCTGCCCTCAATAATAATCATAACACTGCGAATCCACCTAAGCCGCGAGAACAAACGGCGAGACGCACTCCAGGCCGCCGATCAAGTGGTTACGAACGGTCTTGTCGAGACGACCGATTCCGACGGCACGCACGTCGCGCAGGTTGTGGATAATAGCCAGATGGATTTGACTGATAAGGAGAATTTGACATT TCGATATGTACTTTGA